One Candidatus Micrarchaeia archaeon genomic window carries:
- a CDS encoding thioredoxin family protein, whose protein sequence is MRVLKFGAVWCSGCLIMKPRWQELEKDNPWLKNEYYDYDKDKEIVNKYKVNDKLPTFVFLDKNNKEFLRLHGEISKEKLQKILEENKKR, encoded by the coding sequence ATGAGAGTATTAAAATTTGGAGCAGTTTGGTGTTCTGGTTGCTTGATTATGAAACCAAGATGGCAAGAATTAGAAAAAGATAATCCTTGGTTAAAAAATGAATATTATGATTATGATAAAGATAAAGAAATAGTTAATAAATACAAAGTTAATGATAAATTACCAACCTTTGTTTTTCTTGATAAAAACAATAAAGAATTTTTAAGATTACATGGGGAAATTTCTAAAGAAAAATTACAAAAAATATTAGAAGAAAATAAAAAAAGATAA
- a CDS encoding 30S ribosomal protein S6e has protein sequence MKIVIGNKDGKSYQIEIQDAGMLMGKKVGDQIEGDQIGVPGFTFQITGGSDLSGFPMRFDVDGPDKHKILMAKGPGFKKERAGERRKKTIHGKQISQDINQINIKIIKEGPTNLAKLLGKEEEPKEENKEKE, from the coding sequence ATGAAAATTGTTATAGGAAATAAAGATGGTAAATCTTATCAAATAGAAATACAAGATGCAGGAATGCTTATGGGAAAAAAAGTAGGGGATCAAATTGAAGGGGATCAAATTGGAGTACCTGGTTTTACTTTTCAAATTACTGGTGGAAGTGATTTAAGTGGATTTCCTATGCGATTTGATGTAGATGGGCCAGATAAACATAAAATTTTAATGGCAAAAGGTCCTGGATTTAAAAAAGAAAGGGCAGGAGAAAGAAGAAAAAAAACAATTCATGGAAAACAAATATCCCAAGATATAAATCAAATAAATATTAAAATCATAAAAGAAGGGCCTACAAATTTAGCCAAATTATTAGGTAAAGAAGAAGAACCAAAAGAAGAAAACAAAGAAAAAGAATAA
- a CDS encoding translation initiation factor IF-2 subunit gamma, whose translation MQAEVNIGLLGHVDHGKTSITRALSGVWTDTYSEELKRGISIRIGYADTTFYKCSKCKKFGVKEKCCNEKAEKIRTVSFLDAPGHETLMTTAISASSIMDGVLLIIAANENCPQPQTKEHIMVLHALGIEKIVVIQNKIDLVAKEKAIENYKQIKKFLDDFGFKNAPIIPVSANFETNISALIEAIEEYIPTPKRDDSLPVKMYIARSFDINKPSSKIDKLNGGIIGGSLIQGKIKIGDVLELSPGIKKSVDSEDTQTIKIKVESLFSGNAPVKEVSPGGLIGLGTKLDPAITKGDRLIGNVLLEPGLIKEPKKIIKLSYQLFERTDFDNPGLKIGEPLVISVGTATALGVISKVSGHDIILSLKRSICVDETSKIAISRKVNQRWRLSGFGELNE comes from the coding sequence TTGCAAGCTGAAGTAAATATTGGATTATTAGGACACGTAGATCATGGAAAAACTTCGATTACTCGTGCTTTAAGCGGAGTATGGACAGATACATATAGCGAAGAACTAAAACGAGGAATATCAATAAGAATTGGATATGCAGATACTACTTTTTATAAATGTTCTAAATGTAAAAAATTTGGTGTAAAAGAAAAATGCTGTAATGAAAAGGCAGAAAAAATTAGAACAGTTTCCTTTTTAGACGCACCAGGACACGAAACACTTATGACAACTGCGATTTCTGCTTCAAGTATTATGGATGGAGTATTATTAATTATTGCAGCAAATGAAAATTGTCCTCAACCACAAACAAAAGAACACATAATGGTCTTACATGCATTAGGTATTGAAAAAATAGTTGTGATCCAAAATAAAATTGATTTAGTTGCAAAAGAAAAAGCAATTGAAAATTATAAACAAATAAAAAAATTTTTGGATGATTTTGGTTTTAAAAATGCACCAATAATTCCAGTTTCTGCTAATTTTGAAACAAACATCAGTGCTCTTATAGAAGCTATTGAAGAATACATACCAACACCAAAAAGAGACGATTCATTACCAGTAAAAATGTATATAGCTCGATCCTTTGATATTAATAAACCTTCTTCAAAAATTGACAAATTAAATGGGGGTATTATCGGAGGATCATTAATCCAAGGAAAAATTAAAATCGGAGATGTTCTTGAATTATCACCAGGAATTAAAAAATCAGTAGATTCAGAAGATACTCAAACAATAAAAATTAAAGTTGAAAGTTTATTTTCAGGTAATGCACCAGTTAAAGAAGTATCTCCTGGTGGGCTTATCGGCCTCGGAACAAAATTAGATCCAGCAATAACAAAAGGAGATAGATTAATAGGTAATGTTTTACTTGAACCTGGATTAATAAAAGAACCAAAAAAAATAATTAAACTTTCATATCAATTATTTGAAAGGACAGATTTTGATAATCCTGGCTTAAAAATTGGAGAACCATTAGTAATAAGTGTAGGTACAGCAACAGCATTAGGTGTCATTTCAAAAGTAAGCGGGCATGATATTATTTTATCATTAAAAAGATCAATTTGTGTAGATGAAACTTCTAAAATTGCAATCAGTAGAAAAGTCAATCAAAGATGGCGTTTAAGCGGCTTTGGTGAACTAAATGAATAA